Genomic DNA from Puntigrus tetrazona isolate hp1 chromosome 6, ASM1883169v1, whole genome shotgun sequence:
gccattgggcctatatatatggctccaggtaatcactgtgttgtttggtgatatggtgtgtaccacactcgacatggaccagaggaagcaaaggaaagagttgtctcaagagatcagaaagaaaattatagacaagcatgttaaaggtaaaggctataagaccatctccaagcaactagatgttcctgtgactacagttgcacatattattcagaagtttaagatccatgggactgtagccaacctcctgggcGTGGCGcgggaggaaaattgatgacaaatctaagagagcggataatccgaatggtaacaaaaagagcctagaaagacttctaaagagattcaaggtgaacttcatgctcaaggaacatcagtgtcagatcgcaccatccgtcgttgtttgagccaaagtggactacatgggaggcgaccaaggaggacaccattgttgaaagcgaatcataaaaagcaagactggaatatgccaaactacatgttgacaagccacaaagcttctgggagaatgtcctgtggacagatgagacaaaatcgaagttttgccaaggcacatcagctgtatgttcacagacgaaaaaatgaagcatatcaagaaaagaacactgtccctactgtgaaacatggaggaggctctgttatgttctggggctgctttgctgcgtctggcacagggtgtcttgaatctgtgcagggtacaatgaaatctcaagactatcaaggaattctagagagaaatgtactagccagtgtcagaaagcttggtctcagtgcaggtcatgggtcttgcaacaggacaatgacccaaaacacaccgctaaaaacacccaagaatggctaagaggaaaaaattggactattgtaaagtggccttctatgagccctgacctcaatcctattgagcatctttggaaggagctgaaacatgcagtctggaaaaggcacccttcaaaccggacacaactggagcagtttgctcatgagagtgggccaaaatacctgctgagaggtgcagaagtctcattgacagttacaggaagcgtttgattgcagtgattgcctcaaaaggttgcgcaacaaaatattaagttagggtaccatcatttttgtcaggtctgtttcatgagtttatttttttaataattctgttgaagcatggttgaaaaacaatgtctgactttcattggttaacatttatagaattttatttattattacttttgtcagattaaagttatttctgtgaccattgtgagtttttctttcattgaccaaagggtaccaacaattttgtccacgtctgtatatatcaGACATTGTGACACTCTTCAAAGTGACTGAGCCTGGAAAGCGCCTCTCTGATTAAGGTGAAGCTGCTGGTGTAAGGATGAAACACTGCATCGCAAGAGCCTGATAGGCTGTCCCAGTCCACTTAACTCTGGTTCCAGTTAAAAATAGACAGACATGTCAAAGATGAATTTTGCCCCAATTTACACCATCAGATAAAGCTTGCAGCAATTTGCAAGTAATATGCCAATACATGATTAGTTTAAACTCCCCAGGAAATCTACAAAATTCGCAGATTAGGGttgtacaatatataaaatgtcataataCATCGAACTAAGGGTTGTGATTTGTATTACACTTTCTTTTAATAGAGAAATCAATAAAAGTTTGTgtagataaaaatacaaacattgtatttcacatgtttttatagtatttaattaGTGCACTGTTTGCAGCCCTTGGATAGACtggataaatgtgttttgtcagTTACGTATAGAACATAAAACCATGCCTTTATcagattaattcatttattaaagaaaggatTATCAAAATGCTTTTGGTTGCAATCACTCTAGCCTTTGTATATGCGGTAATGGCTACATTTAAGAATAATTtgaaacaattataaataagtCATACGGAAAAGGAAGTGGAAGGTATGGAAGTGTGTTCTGTACTGTTTGATTAGCAATAATGTAAGATTATACTTcattcagaaaataatttttacttggCTCTTTGCCCacaatagaaaacattcattttgaatgcattattatatcattgcttaataaatatatatatatatacacacatatacacactgtaGCCCTACCATAAGTAAAGCTACCTTAATGTGTGGTGAAAGGTCTTCCTAGAAAGACACAAATTGCACTAAACATTGTAAAATGACCTTGGATGTGTGACAGCCCATTCATTCCTGAATTACAGTACCTTGTCATAGAGAGGGATCATGAAGTAACCATTGATTGGTGCACAGTCAGTCTGATATTTCAGAGAGCCCTGTTTAGTGTAAAGTTTGATCTGTAAAGAAGAACAAACACATACTACACGTTGGTCATCATTAACACACTTTAAACTGACCTTATAAAAAGACAAAGGAAATGCGTAAAAATACCACGAACTAAATGGACTGCCCGTCTAACTGtatgccatttatttaaaagttccAGTGAACACTTTGAGCGAGGCAATGCTAATTAACAATATTAAGCATGCTTGGTCAAATCGTGTGTTTTGCTGACAATGCTTGACAGTTGGTTAGGAAGCTGTCATGCAACCTGCTACATTCACGACGGACGGATCACCAGATTATGCGATCTACAACCTATAAGCGTAACTGTTTAGGACAGCAGATGATATATATATCGGAGCATCGGTTCAGTTCCGGAACGTCATGCGCTAGCTAGCCAGctaatcatttttaaaccaGAACTCTGAAGTCTTCTTACCTCAATGACAGAGTAGTTAATTTCCACATCTGACTTAACAAAGCCCCCGCAGCCTACCAAAATATCATCAGTACCATTCACAAATGTCACGTACAGGAAAGATAAAATAAGAATCGTTAGCTCCTTAATTCCACCCATCGTGCAGCGCTGGTGAAGCGTACTGACGTACGCCGCACATGGTTCAGATGACTTCAGCCAATCACTTTAATGGCAAATCTTTTTTGCCTCAATCCTATTGGTCAGTCACGACGGGTGTCTATATTAGTTGTTTTCATTGGCTGTTCAAGGCGTGCAACTCGAAAACCTGTAAATCAAGgttaattaaactttaattttctttgctttgtttgaAGCGTAATTGGATTATTATATATCTCTGCAATTGCAAGAAAGCAGCGTGCCGAGCTAATATATCCACATGCTAATACAAACATTAACAATAGGTGGTGCAATTGGGTTTATAACAGACCAGataaagagatagagagagagagactcggCATTAGCACATGActtatagatatagatatagaccatagatataaatacatgtttatgaGTACGACTTTTGTACTACAAGACAAAGTAAAGACGAATAAGAGGAAAACATTTTCTGGCGGGCAAACATATTAGGAAATGGTTTGCAAAATACACatagaaaatattttggagAATGTCTGTATGAAATATCCCCACAAGCAGGAgttaattaaatctttaaaaagacagaaggtatgatttaattttaattagaatttaaatactTTCACCCCGACATATTGTGCAGTGTGGCTGCTGACATTACTCAactttgcaaaagaaaaaaataatgatgtatGGGTAAGTGTATGTAAAATCATGtatgggtttttgttttatattcattgcaaaaacaatttCTGAATATCAGCACAAGTGCGCTAGCACTAACGTGCAGAAACAACAAAGCGTTCTGTTCCTTGCATTAATCTGATGTTGAAAGAATCGAGTGATCCGATGATTCAGCCGTGCTTTCAGAGGAGCGCAGTCATTCTCCCGAAATACGACCCAAAACTACTAATATCGCATACTCACAgttttattaccatttatttatcCACGACAGACCTAAACCAGCAAAAAATGCCCagaattccttttttttaaataagccatttttatatgaaataaaacccTTTAAAAATTGGACAAATGTTGCAATTGTAGAATTCGACCACTGCCCACAAAGACAATAAAGGATATTTTTGGACAGAAATGTGCGGACCTGTCCCCATgagtgcatttatttagctgAACATTATCTTTAATCGCTTTACCAGTACATCGACAAAAGGAACATTAACACTTCAGCTGGCGTGtcttaattatattataatattatatacgtGATAAAAGATTTCGAGTTCTTTACACTGATTTTCTTCTTTATAATCATTGGTAGGCAACACAGGGTGGCAGTGTTTAGCACTGAGTGCTCCTCTTCTCCCAGCTGTCACAGACGCATGCTCCAGTTATCTTCTGAATGCTCTGTGAAATCACACATTAAAATCCCACCAAATGGGCTACCCTTACTGATATAACCTGACAAACAGCTTTCCTTTCATTCTGTTCTAAGATGGACAACGCATCCTTGTCACATGCTGCACACAGCAACTAATTATACGATaagaatttatcatttaaattgaGAATACTGGCACAATTAACATGGTTTACTGTACACTATACATTAGTCAAGGTAATCCTGATAATGGCAAATGTCTGTATTTCAGAATCGTTTCATTTCTGCAGTACGAGCCCTCTTGTAAAGCACAGAGTTTGAGTGAATAAGCTATTCTAATCTCCTTTAAGTGAAAAAAACTACTTTCAAGGAATATGAACAGCATGTGAGATCAAGCGACTTtattgacaataaaaataatatgaaaatgaaagcatTCTGTAAGTCAAACCATGAGTCATTCAGCAGCAAACACAGAAACCAGTGTTTCTTGGTGGGAAATATTAGACTGTAATCACATGCGTTtctggttttaaataaaataagcacattagtttaataaaagtaCAGTGTCACTCATTTTGGTGTTATAACCTGTTATATGAGATACCGTGCTGTAGACTGCCAACAGTGTTAAGACATTCAAAATTGCAATGCTTGTAGATTCATACCCTGTTATTAAAGGGTATGAATATACAGAAGCCCATATGTCAATGGAGCCACTAGAAATGACATAAACAGATACATATTGACTTACGTGAACTCACTGGATTCCTACTAAGAATTGCAATGcagtaaaatgacattttatgtcaCATAAATCATCACATAAAATCTTGAATATAAGCGAACACCAAAATTCATACGAGAAATAATCATACATTACGTTTTTAACTCATCAAAGCCCATTTctttgatataaataataaacattctgAACAGAGAACTGTCAACACGGAGCATACACGGCAGATATACAACTTGTGAATCCAACTCACAATGTGATCGCTAGCTACTGAGACaagtttgaaaagaaaaccTAAAGAGCTCGGCGTGTGTTTTATACTGTAGGCTGTTCATCCATCTGGATCTGGGTGTACATTTGACAAGCTAAACAGCAAATGACGTGTTAAAAAGTCACATCATTACATTCAAATCAACATCTACTACTTGCTTCCTTCCTGTATCATCACAGTTGCATTGCCAGAAAGTGTCAGTTCTTCTGTGGTCCACTGTTGAATTGGTTAATCTTACTTTTGTCTAGACTACTTATGTCTGACACCTTCAGATATTTACATTATTGCAGTGCACAACACAGCATTAAACAGAGATGTAAACAAAGCACATTGCtttataaaaccattacaatTACTTGAAGCACGGTCAACATCAATAATGTTTAGCCAAGTTAAACAATCAGGTCTTTTTTGAAAGGCtgaaaaatcattaaatcacaCAGGACGAGGTCACCTGGTTTGCAATCGTGCAAAGACAATTGCTTCAGGACCTGAAGAAAGAAAACGGATATCATGCGCcgtatgaaatatatattttgttacaaaTCATAAACCGGCAATAAATCTATACAAGTGCCACCATTATTAAACAGGATTCTCTTTTTCTGAACCGCCTGTTTTACCATTTACTGAACTTAAAAGaagcatattttattacaatttattgcTCACGTTACATGTATGATaacttgaatacatttttaaagtactgtaaaatatcgagaaagcatttaaataaataagagcaaTGACAACTGCTAGACATTCAGCATGCTAATTTTCTTCGCTAAAACTATATCTAATTAATAAGACAATGCATCATATTTTTGTACACAGACACAATTCCAAAATTGCCTAAATACAGGTTGCTTACTAGAATGCTTTTTACTGCAGAGACCTTCGGTGCAgacaataaatacagtttacagAGAAGCCCCCGTTGGGTgaagctttgttttgtttttctgttaatctATGGAATTAATACGTTGAACTGGCTTTATTACACTACATGTAGTTCAGCAATCTGCATCGTTTCCCAGATGAGGCccaaaaagcaatttaaaaatgtcttagaTGAACAGAGCATATCTACGACTTCAGGAGGTTGTCATGGTTGAAGGGTCAGTCCACATGGCTGCCACATCTCTGAACCTGCAGAAAGTAGCATTGTGTTAGCGTGCACCACGCTCGGAGTCAATAGCCGGGTTTCCATCCAAAGTTGTGATTTTAAGTTCATTGGAATATTTCATAGCACATAAGCACAGAAATTTGGCAGAACTCTAGTGCGATGCTTCAAAAGCGCACATAAAAACAGGgtgatggaaacatagctaatCACAAGTGTTCACAAGAAACTATTTTAAAGGCTCTTCTGTTTAAAAAGGTCAGGTTTTTggtatacatttaatatttttccctAATACTCAatcaaaacaaactcaaaaataGGTACATAGGAAAAACAGGCCAACAACATTGTTAAATCCAAAATATTACGCACACTATCAGTCTATgctaaatatagaaatgtattattacaagTACAACCGATGTTTCTATCCACTGACcttcaactttaaaaaatattttttcactaataaattatttgtatagTATTTACATGCACCGTTACATATTATAGCTTGCTTTGAATCCCACCTGGCATTTATAAGGTACTGTGCCAGGCTGATGTTGGCAGGTGTTCCGTAATGGTGATCTGACGGTCTGATGACCCCTCCATGGCATTAGCGATTTTGATTTGAGCTCCAGACATTTGACGGATTTCATTAATTTTGGTGCCTTGGCGTCCGATTATGCAGCCTATTAGCTGAAacatacagacagatagaagTCAGTCTGGAAAATCAATAGCTCTCTCCATAAACGCTTAATCCACCccgaaatgaacattttgtcattaattaccatgttgttccaaacccgtaaaaagCTTCACTTGGTGctgaatctttaaaaaagtttttttctacAAAAGTGTTCTTACAGCGTCATAATAGTAAGCTTCGATCAATGATGGCAGATCAAGTTGTTTGGGAGTCAATGGGACAGTTGCAAGCTTAAttaaagcttttacgggtttggaacaacatagagtgacaaaattttcattttggggtggagtaaccctttaaattcAATACAACCGCCCAGTGCATTACTGAAGACAAAGAAAGCTGCTCACATCATTTGGAATGGTGAGTTCATGAGTACTGGCCTGTGAACTGGCATCCACACCtagaaacagaaacacagcCAAAGAACTGAGAAACGCATAGAGCAATtagtttttcacaatattaaccattttaaaactgtacatataaaatatattcatggtgTAGGACGTTTCCTGATATCATGTCTTTACCTGCTCATTTAAGGAATGTTTCTATACACTCTCAGGTACAAAAGCTGCCGCTGGGTGGTATCTTTTTAAAAGGTAGCTACTAATGTGTCACTTAGGAactaatgcatattttaggTATTAATATGCAACCCATCCAGGGGAGAAAAGTGAAAGACAAAAGTGAATGAAAGACCTACAGGTATATAGTGAAGGGTGTGTAGCGGGAGGGTTGGAGTGCGTACCAGGGAAAGCGGGGGTGGTCTGTCCGAGGGAGGTAAAGGGGGTTTGCTGCATAGCCAGCTGATGGAGCTTTGTCAACTGCTGGGGAAGGGAGGAGGGTCAGTACACCTAAAGTTATGATTAAATAAAGGAATCCTGCTTGGACCTTTACAAACTCATCTAGACACTAACAAGGGGAAGCTGTGAGAAATCTCATATACAActgtcttttattaaaaacacaaaaaaaaatctatttagcagttgtataatttttaataaagcaagtcatgaaaaagaaaaaaaaacaaaggttaACAAGAAGGCTACACTAAAGAGGGAGAAAGGATTAGACGGTACTTTGTACTCACGTCTGGGTGTGGGATGGCGTATTGTCCCTGTATAGTGTAGGCCTAAGAGAGACGGACAGATTCTTTTATGTACACAGAGAGGGCAATACACATATAATTATGTGCATGTATTAGTTTATTGAATTGCtgtaattatgtttaataataatcaaatattgcAAGTGGAACAGCATGTCCATTAAGTGAAAACAGCTTCGTTTTGGTTTGCTCAGTCTATTTCAACTATCTGTCTGGATTCCAAAATGCATTTGTCCAcacaatattatttgtatattacattttatgattcTGCACAATGCATTCGCTTATGGGTGGGAATGCATTTCCTTTCATCTGTTTTATccagttaataaattaatttattacacttCACTAACTGATTGAATAGCATTTGGCTTTGTGCGTGAACTGAATTGCTGTTGATGAAAATTCAACTGGCTTTTGTCTttctgtaaactgtaaaaataaccTTGAAATTAACAGTAAAAGACTGTTAAAacgctacagtaaaaaccttccGGACTGGAACACGGAAGCACGCAAACAGAAGTCTGAATCCTTCGTGGCTGATCGGTTACTCAGGAAAATGGTGGATATAAGGTGAAAAACTGGACTGCATTTTATGGTAGTTAtagtagttaatagtgaaattacagcatgcaaatgtaaatttaagttaaaacctaaaatgtcgCTAAACAACAGCTgccatttactgtacattttacagatttgtttggtattaaatgaattgcatttaaaatataacagcattttttttaattgtaattcattaagttttacatttatcaCTTCAAGAGATATTACATATCATAGCACTTAAGGTGAGAAATTATCTGACTAAATTGCTCACCTCCAACCAGTCTACTTTTATATAATAGTGCTACTGTATGTTTgcatgtactgtactgtatgtctGTACCTAATGTGCATATTGACCATACTCACAGGCAGAGGCTGATGCTGCAGTAACAGGCTGAGGTTGGCTGTGGCTGGTGCTGTCAGAGTGTCTGCTCTTACCTGGCCCCAGAGAAGATGACTGGTGCCGTGGCGGGCTTTGGCCTGTATGGAATTGTGGCACCTTTGGGTGGGGACTGGCAAAGTGAAGTTCAAATAAAGATagaaaagatgaaaatgaagaaaaagcaaGGAAAACTATAACAGAACAGAAGGTAATGCATGCAGTAGATGCTGTTTTGGTTACCAAAACGAGACGGTCAGTGAGGTTTGACATTAGTTGATGCTTGAGGTTTATGTTGCAGTATTTGATATATACATCCTGTGTATGCATGCGCTGATCAGTGTTTGGATTTGATCTGAATGTGGATATAGTGTTTTCTACATGGATATCGGGATTTCTATCCGTTCATTATATTAGCCTTTTGTTGTAGCTTGAGAGTCGCCCACAAGGCCGTAACCATGTCTTGACATTTGGAAGGTATCAATTTCAATAAAAACTATGTGTTTTTGAAGTAACTAAATTCAGCTGGATGATTAACACACGCACATAGGCCTATCATCTCTATCTGTACCTGTCTTGAAATGGGCATAATTGAGCAACCCCAACTTCTTTGATTTGAATGGCTAACAAGAGTACTGTGTAAAGGAGGGCAGAGTaacaatttcaaatatttggggacatttggtcatttctaaatattagtTGGGACTCGGTGCCCCCTCAGTGTCTATGGTGGTTATGGTCCTAGTGAACTGTACCTTAAAGCAATTGGCATTTCTCTATTCCTTACCTCCAACATGACCACACAGATCTGCTTCACACACTGGATAATGGCCTCTGGAGCACCTGAGATAGTGACTGCCCGTTCAGTAGAATTAGGCAACATGTCTCCAGCCACTTGCACTTGAGCCCCTGTAGACTGGAGAACGATCACCACACATTCAGCCGGGATCGAAACCCTTACTTTTCGTTTAATCCATGTAAAAGCGTTTTGCTGTTGTCGTTGAGTAGCAATGActaattgcttttaaataattgtgcattaaataattactgCACTTTATGAAATATGTGGATCATAAAGAAATTCTAAGATTGAACAGACCTCCCTCATCTCCTTGATCTTGGAGCCTCCTTTCCCAATTAGAGAGCCACATTGACTGGCCGGCACCACCAAGCGCAAAGTCACTGGAGGCTTACTAGTAGCCTGGCTATTGCTCATAGAGTTAATGATATCCTATGTAGGACcaaaacatgaattattattaccgttacaatttcaaatgatttcttttggggttttactaatatttttaattagaaaaaggTCTCATACTTCCTCAAACTTGTATGCGATCATGGCGAAGGCCTTGAATATGGCATCTGTGGGTCCTGTGATGGTAACTATTCGTTCTGGGCAATTCCCCTCTGAAATATTTATGCGTGCATTACTCTGTAGAAACAGATTGCATTGTTTGTTAATAAACATGGTACACTTATCATCAGCAACTTATATGACTTGTAATGTTACTTACATCCTCGCATCTTTTCACAGTTTCCCCTTTCTGTacacaataaatacagttttgattaaatgcatatGTTAATgattgtacaattaaaaaaaaagagacatttacaAACAAGCACGTCTgaatgtgggtttttttttaccttgcctATAATGCTGCCAACCTCctgcaatataaaaatgataatgtgTTTATTGTAGTAACAAACGtacaattcatttattattgcaCAATCTAGCTAACACATGGGTGCATAACACAGATCAcagattttatcatttaaaatgttttctgtgattggttctttataaaatatagtaCTATGTCCACAATCTGTTGTTTGACTGGTGAAATGATTTCCGTAGTGCAGTAAATTATGTATGTGAAAGGTTTACATGAGAACCATGTTCTTTCACCTTGCCGTGCATGAGGAGTCTGATAGTCAGAGTGACATTGAGACCTCCTTCAGACTGAACTTTGTTGGGCTCCATGGTGAGGATTTAGGACTGGTTGAATTAGTTAGGATCTCACAGGAGCAGTTAAGGAATGCAGGGGCCGGTGGTCACCACACAGTCACCTAGACGTTTGaaagaagccaaaaaaaaaaaaaagatgaaaggtttacaattgtttttattttaaaacaaaagcagattaaaatgtactattataCTGTACAACCCAGCAAGTTAGGATTTTTAAGGAATTGGTTCAAACTCTATCCATTAAGGTCTGAAAACCAATAATGTGTAGTGTGTACCTATTTTATTTGAGCGCACTGAAAAAGTATACTTCTTAAAGGGGACATTGGGTACAAAATTCACTTGGGGTTCACACATGGGGTTTGCATATAAATGTGTCTTAGCAGTGAGTGAAAACAATCACCCtacaatgataaaaatccaTTCACTCTTTTTTAATCACTAAAAAACCTAAACAGTCTCAATTATGAAACGGTTTGGATTTTTTACGGCCAAGCCACTACCACTGATCATATTTCCACCCTCAGACCCGTGTCTGTAGTGACAACAGTGTCTCGTATTTGGGTGTAGTGGAAGTGTCTTCATTTTCTACTGACATCGAGCATGCACTGAATTAGTTTTTGATTGATGGTAATGTTGGCGTGAACcctggcatgtttttattacgttgatataggcggtccagaattgaaatatctttGGACTGTTGCTGCATCTTGATGAAAATATGCCCTGCACCAAATCTAACtataaacctacctgatagtgaaaactgatataaaaaagcatttgttgatgcatcaGTGCCATTCAATTTCCTTTTACgcaggaagtttttttttacagtttgtcgAATCGTAGCTACACAGGATTCAACCCGATGCTCCCTGAGCTACCGGAGAAACCCAtggatatgaagctggatatgtgtgatgctaaagCTCAAAAACAGCAGTTTTCAAGTATCCATGTCACATCTTTGGACTCTGTGTTGCTGTTTTCTTGTCcacgtgctctgtgtgccctacttttcgtttcagttaattgtatcattgtcttcaggtgtgtctcattaatttagtcatttcctTTGTGTATTTAGGTCCAGTTTGTTTCCGTtgagtttgtccgatcgtcgtcTTTAATATGTGTAACTAAAtttaaaaggtgtcagagttttactgcctcatgtttttttggaaactgcagtgatatgtactttgTACGTATTTCGTGTGTCTCGCTAATAAGTGCATCAAGATGCGTTCATGCCATGAGACCCGGTAGCAAGTAGGGTTGCAACAACTAATGACTAAAATCGATTATTATCGATAATGAAAATAATCGACAACGATTCTCATTATCGATTAGTCGGGTCTGCCCACAGTGCACGTCTGATTTCAGCCTGGACATGTCAAATTCCAGCATTGAGTAACGCATTGATATGGACAAAATCAATCTATAATAGTGAAGGAAACAGAATGGGATGCTGAAGGGAGAATTACGTGAACAAACTGCTCAAACCATGAGAATAAACTTTAATGTAATGGCTTGCCCTGTCAGGCGCTTTGGCAGATTGCGCGTTCAGCTCAAAATTCTAGGTTTATGGTCATAtcttttaaatgtcacaaattcACGCGagcatttccatttttgcataaagGTCCGTCCTGATAGCAAGTCTTTACTGAA
This window encodes:
- the LOC122347322 gene encoding LOW QUALITY PROTEIN: poly(rC)-binding protein 3 (The sequence of the model RefSeq protein was modified relative to this genomic sequence to represent the inferred CDS: inserted 2 bases in 2 codons); the protein is MEPNKVQSEGGLNVTLTIRLLMHGKEVGSIIGKKGETVKRCEDSNARINISEGNCPERIVTITGPTDAIFKAFAMIAYKFEEDIINSMSNSQATSKPPVTLRLVVPASQCGSLIGKGGSKIKEMRESTGAQVQVAGDMLPNSTERAVTISGAPEAIIQCVKQICVVMLESPPKGATIPYRPKPATAPVIFSGXQVRADTLTAPATANLSLLLQHQPLPAYTIQGQYAIPHPDQLTKLHQLAMQQTPFTSLGQTTPAFPGVDASSQASTHELTIPNDLIGCIIGRQGTKINEIRQMSGAQIKIANAMEGSSDRQITIXGTPANISLAQYLINARFRDVAAMWTDPSTMTTS